GTCGCCTCGGCGATCACCAGGCGACGGGAGATGTCGCCGTTGCCTGCACCCGTCGACATCAGGGCCAGCACCTCGGCCTCGCGTGGCGTCAGCGTCACCCCGGCCAGGCCGGGCGGCGTCGACGGGCGCACGGGCATTCGCCGGGCCCGCGGCTCCTCACCGGCGAATCCCGGTTCGCGCCGGGCGAAGTCGGCCTGGCCGAACTCGTCGACGGCGGCCTCGGCGGCCCGGGCCAGCCGCAGCGCGGCGTCGCGTTGGGAGTGCAACCGCTCGATCAGCACCGCCCGCTCCAGGGCGTGGCCCAACCCCTTGCCGAACGCGGCCAGGCAGTCCCGGTCGAGCACGTCGACCTGGCGGCCGCTGAAACCGGTGTCGCCGTGCAGCGTCGCGACCACGATCCCGCCGGCCACGATCGGCACGCTGACGAAGCCCGCGGTGTCCAGCTCGCCCAACGTCGGGCCCCAGAACCGCGGGTCGTCGCGCGGTTCGGTGATCAACGCCGCCGCCCGCCGGCGGATCATCTCGACCTCGTAGCGCACCGCGGTCAGCTCGACCGGGTTGCGCCGGGCCAACTCGTGCACCTCGGCGGCACGTTCGGCATGGCCGACGAAGTAAGTCACCTCGGGAATGAGCCGGGACTCGTGCAGCCGGAAGATCATCACCCGGTCCAGGCCGCAGATCCGCGCGGCCTCCCGGGCGGCCCGGGCCAGCAGGTCGGCCACGTCGACCGGTTCGGGAGCAGCGGCCAGCAGGTCGGTGACGCCGGCCAACGCGGTCAGGCGCTCGCGCACCGTGCGGTCGAGGTGCTCCCGCCGCAGCGCCTCCAGCGCCGCGATCAGGTCGACCGTCTGCAGGCAGGAATCCGGGGTCGCGGAACCGACGGTCAGTCGCTCGCGCAGCGTGGTGCACGACTGTGCCAGGAAGCGGTCCAGGTGGGCCAACCCCTCGCTGCGCGGGCCCGCCCGCCAGACCGGCAGGTCGGCGTCGAGCAGGGCACGCAGCCGGCGTTCGACGTCGAGCGCGTAGCGGCGGCGCAGCGCCGGGTCGACCGCCCCGTCGCCCGCGCCGCCGGGGGCAAGTTCGATCGGCACGCCCGCTCCCGAATTCGGTGACGGGACCGACTCTAACCCTGAACTACTACCGAAGGGGCACTGTCTGGGGCCGAACATCCCCCCAGGGGGGTAGAAGGTCGCGCCCTGGGTGGGATGAGGTTCGGGCCTGAGCCTCCTACCGTGAAGCCTTCCGACGGCAACGACGCGTGGAGGCCCCCAATGGCGACGACCGAGCAGCCCGAACAAGTCGACGTGGTTGTGGTCGGGGGCCGCATCGGGGGCAGCGCGGTCGCGATCGCCCTGGCCCGTGCCGGCCGCCGCGTACTCGTCCTGGATAACGCGACCTTCCCCTCGGACACCGTCTCCACCCACGTCATGTTCGCCGGTGGACTGGCTGAACTGAAGCGCCTCGGGGCGCTGGACCGGGTGCTCGCTGCGGACGCGCCGAAGTGCCCGAACGTCGCGCTCATCGCCGAGGGCGTCCATGTACAGGGCACCTACACCCCGGTCGAAGGCATCGACTACGGCCTCAACACCCGCCGCCCGGAACTGGACATGGCGCTGGTGACCACCGCGCGTGCGGCCGGCGCCGAGGTTCGGGAGCGATGCAAGGTGACCGGCGTCGTGTGGCGGGGCAACCGGGCGTGCGGCCTCTACTACACCGACCCCGACGGCACGTCGGGCACCATCCTCGCCAAGTTGGTGGTCGGTGCGGACGGCCGCGACTCGGTGTTCGCCGAGTGGGTCGGCTCGCCCCGGTACAAGGCGTTGCCCAACGGCCGTGGGCTGGCCTTCCACTACATGACCGACTCCGCGGAAGGCTCCCAGCACTTCCCGCGCCGGGACGCCATCTGCCAGTGGCGGAACGGGGAGATCAGCAGTTTCGTGTTCCCGGTCAACAACAACGCCATCACCGCGCTGCTGATGCCGTCGGTCGAGATCGTCGACCGGTGTCGGCGCGACCCAGAGGAATGGGATCGAGTGGTCGCCGCGCAGCCGGAGATGGCCGCCCGGCTGAGCGGGACGGTCAAGGAAATCAAG
This portion of the Sporichthyaceae bacterium genome encodes:
- a CDS encoding LuxR C-terminal-related transcriptional regulator, with the translated sequence MPIELAPGGAGDGAVDPALRRRYALDVERRLRALLDADLPVWRAGPRSEGLAHLDRFLAQSCTTLRERLTVGSATPDSCLQTVDLIAALEALRREHLDRTVRERLTALAGVTDLLAAAPEPVDVADLLARAAREAARICGLDRVMIFRLHESRLIPEVTYFVGHAERAAEVHELARRNPVELTAVRYEVEMIRRRAAALITEPRDDPRFWGPTLGELDTAGFVSVPIVAGGIVVATLHGDTGFSGRQVDVLDRDCLAAFGKGLGHALERAVLIERLHSQRDAALRLARAAEAAVDEFGQADFARREPGFAGEEPRARRMPVRPSTPPGLAGVTLTPREAEVLALMSTGAGNGDISRRLVIAEATVKSHVKHVLRKIGATNRAQAISIYLGAALERPA
- a CDS encoding NAD(P)/FAD-dependent oxidoreductase; amino-acid sequence: MATTEQPEQVDVVVVGGRIGGSAVAIALARAGRRVLVLDNATFPSDTVSTHVMFAGGLAELKRLGALDRVLAADAPKCPNVALIAEGVHVQGTYTPVEGIDYGLNTRRPELDMALVTTARAAGAEVRERCKVTGVVWRGNRACGLYYTDPDGTSGTILAKLVVGADGRDSVFAEWVGSPRYKALPNGRGLAFHYMTDSAEGSQHFPRRDAICQWRNGEISSFVFPVNNNAITALLMPSVEIVDRCRRDPEEWDRVVAAQPEMAARLSGTVKEIKMRGATDTEGYFRLSSGPGWALVGDAGSFKDPVIAQGIRDGLWSGRTLGETVAAHLDDPRELDEATRRYERLRDKEVLGTYYWGHKHSRVSSVSAVEMEFYRQGEHDPQIGRDLADTFSRQISPYKLVSVRREVAWTVRAMRRPGADRREIAKFVAGELKLDLAYVLDRAMLKAGRRPKGTAVKRWVRDGWTEHMALGNHRPTSKPYLPEEERAAAAAARKARSTRGRRPAPAAAAAAAAAPTQTAVPA